Genomic segment of bacterium:
GGCCCTACGGCGATCTTGTCCATATACGTGTCGGGGGCATGCAGGAAGCCGCCTTCATCGGCGGCGGCAATTACCGAGAGCGCATTCGGTCCACCGGTCGCACAAATGGTCGTGCCTTCAAGTGGATCGAGGGCAATTTCCACCTTCGGCCCGTTGCCGGTCCCGACCTTCTCGCCGATGTAGAGCATGGGCGCTTCGTCCCGCTCGCCCTCCCCGATCACTACCGTCCCGTCCATTTCGATGCGATTGAGCGCTACACGCATGGCATCGACTGCAGCCTGATCGGCCGCCATTTCGTCTCCGCGTCCCATCAGCCCCGTACAGGCCAGCGCGGCCGCTTCTGTCGCGCGCACCAATTCAAGCGCAAGGTTTCGATCGATACTCACCTCAGGTCTCCCCTCTATCTTGTTCAGGATCGCTCGTCGATCTGTCGGTTGATTTCGTCCCGCACACTGTCGTAGCTGGCCGGAAGCACGATTGGCTCATTGGCCAGCTCCGACTCGATACCCGGCAGTGCCTTCGTGTGATACCGGACTTTGAAGTCAGTGAACTTCAATCCGTGGGCGGTCGAGATGATCACGACCCGCTGGTCGCGCCGGATTTCCCCACGAGCCAGCAGCTTCTTCAAGGCGGCGAGCGCCACCCCGGTGTGCGGGCAATTGAACAGGC
This window contains:
- a CDS encoding fructose-bisphosphatase class II; translation: MDRNLALELVRATEAAALACTGLMGRGDEMAADQAAVDAMRVALNRIEMDGTVVIGEGERDEAPMLYIGEKVGTGNGPKVEIALDPLEGTTICATGGPNALSVIAAADEGGFLHAPDTYMDKIAVGP